One genomic segment of Bombina bombina isolate aBomBom1 chromosome 4, aBomBom1.pri, whole genome shotgun sequence includes these proteins:
- the LOC128656355 gene encoding platelet glycoprotein Ib alpha chain-like → MKRHCMTLLLVFLSASKSAPPCKNAYECPKDHQDVYTDQTVKEVPKSTKPKITEIFFVQTNISTIRKDAFKYMPNLEKIFFINNIIESVEVGAFDNLNKLEELEISGNNKLEKLFSGTFNNLKSLKKLLLKINYISFLEEGIFDHLENLEELYLNVNQLPSFPPALFDSLGNLSTLHLAKNKITSISKEAFSKLSKLNRLRLYENELTDLPEGLLDNNPALTEFNAANNKIKSLPKDFLAKSVNLEKLYLDANLIEELPNNIFHGLDKIKQLKLNSNKLRRLPDKLTDNMPLLTELDFHKNELTTIPQRIFKNFKSLTKLIISSNKIDTLNKEIFSGLDKLTELNLDTNSLASLDVDVFSLLPKLKTVRLSRNQFTNLPAAFVDKLAKVSSVYLKDNPWVCDCHLEQLYQWIKQNKAKVKDADKLLCSAPIHLKGKGIIVLAKGEFICLTSPLITTFSTTLPPFVSSTGINTPHATASALQSTTNKLSTAIVLTTTKHTTFSPTTTTEATTLKVTTVMPRTEITTMTPTTKKMLTTTELTTLLQTTKVTTQSTTTIFSTTQSTTTDPTTNLFTTTVKTTTKQEPTTTTEVTTLPQTTEVTMQQTTTITPTSQSTTIDPTTTLEVKTVRSTTEQETTTTEVTTVFQTTKVTTQPTTILSTTQITTIDPTTTLELTTVRTTTEQETTTTEVTTVFQTTKVTTQPTTILSTTQITTIDPTTTLELTTVRTTTEQKTTATEVTTSVQTTKLTTLMPTTQSTTINPTTKLEVTTERTTIEQGTATEFTTILQTTTQPTTTKSTTVESTTTPTLTTTTLSQMSTTTKTTSLEDTTLESVLLTTLKTSPFATTMLLPPEINISTSSPAQTGTLSLWPTYSFLTSGTTIHYTKKINSTFSPLHQSQMKAWQHILLGTNFQYCKSLFVSYMCLLCIEICSTTILLRFTYTLHKATREVKMPVHPVRLVYIYTKKDKT, encoded by the coding sequence ATGAAGAGACATTGCATGACCTTGCTACTGGTTTTCCTCAGTGCATctaaatctgcccccccatgtaAAAATGCTTATGAGTGTCCGAAGGATCACCAAGATGTCTACACAGATCAAACTGTAAAAGAGGTTCCCAAGTCTACAAAACCGAAAATTACTGAGATATTCTTTGTTCAAACTAATATATCTACTATTAGAAAAGATGCCTTCAAATACATGCCTAACCTagaaaaaatattctttattaataACATTATTGAATCGGTTGAAGTTGGCGCCTTTGATAATCTGAACAAACTTGAAGAACTGGAAATATCTGGAAATAACAAATTGGAAAAGTTATTTTCTGGAACCTTCAATAATCTTAAGAGCCTGAAAAAATTGCTTCTTAAAATTAATTATATTAGCTTTTTGGAGGAAGGGATTTTTGATCATCTGGAAAATTTAGAAGAACTGTATTTAAATGTCAATCAGCTCCCATCCTTTCCTCCTGCTCTGTTTGACTCACTTGGTAACCTCAGCACTTTACAtcttgctaaaaataaaataacttctaTATCAAAAGAAGCTTTCAGCAAACTGTCCAAGCTGAATAGACTTCGCCTCTATGAAAATGAACTAACTGATCTTCCAGAAGGTTTATTGGACAATAATCCAGCCCTTACTGAATTCAATGctgcaaataacaaaataaaatcatTGCCTAAAGACTTTTTGGCTAAATCAGTAAATCTAGAGAAGTTATATTTGGATGCAAATCTAATTGAAGAATTGCCCAACAACATTTTTCATGGTCTTGATAAAATTAAACAGTTGAAACTAAACTCAAATAAGCTCAGACGTCTTCCAGACAAACTCACTGATAACATGCCTCTTCTCACTGAGCTTGATTTTCATAAGAATGAATTAACAACCATTCCACAAAGGATTTTTAAGAACTTTAAATCCTTAACAAAACTGATAATTTCATCAAACAAAATAGATACCCTTAACAAGGAAATATTTTCTGGTCTTGATAAACTAACTGAACTAAACTTAGATACAAATTCATTGGCATCTTTAGATGTTGATGTATTCTCATTGCTGCCAAAGCTAAAGACAGTTAGACTTTCTAGAAATCAGTTCACAAATCTGCCTGCTGCATTCGTTGACAAACTGGCAAAggttagtagtgtatatttaaaggaTAATCCATGGGTATGTGATTGTCACTTAGAACAACTTTATCAATGGATAAAACAAAATAAGGCAAAAGTGAAAGATGCTGATAAGCTATTGTGTAGCGCTCCTATTCATCTTAAAGGTAAAGGGATAATTGTTTTAGCAAAGGGTGAATTCATTTGTTTAACAAGCCCATTAATTACAACATTTTCTACAACCTTGCCGCCATTTGTTAGTTCTACAGGGATCAACACACCACATGCTACTGCTTCTGCTTtacaaagtacaacaaataaactaTCCACAGCAATAGTACTTACAACTACCAAACACACAACATTTTCACCAACTACAACTACTGAAGCTACAACTCTAAAAGTTACAACTGTAATGCCTAGAACAGAAATAACAACCATGACTCCTActacaaaaaaaatgttaacaacAACTGAATTAACAACTCTTCTCCAAACCACAAAAGTCACAACCCAGTCTACTACAACTATTTTTTCCACAACACAAAGTACAACTACGGACCCTACAACTAATTTATTTACAACAACTGTCAAGACCACAACAAAACAAGAACCAACAACAACAACGGAAGTAACAACACTTCCTCAAACCACAGAGGTCACAATGCAACAAACCACAACTATCACACCTACATCACAAAGCACAACTATAGACCCTACTACTACATTAGAGGTGAAAACTGTAAGATCCACAACAGAACAAGAGACAACAACAACTGAAGTAACAACAGTTTTCCAAACCACAAAAGTTACAACTCAACCAACAACTATCTTGTCTACAACACAAATCACAACTATAGACCCTACTACTACATTAGAGCTAACAACTGTAAGAACCACAACAGAACAAGAGACAACAACAACTGAAGTAACAACAGTTTTCCAAACCACAAAAGTTACAACTCAACCAACAACTATCTTGTCTACAACACAAATCACAACTATAGACCCTACTACTACATTAGAGCTGACAACTGTAAGAACCACAACAGAACAAAAGACAACAGCAACTGAAGTAACAACATCGGTCCAAACCACAAAACTCACAACTCTAATGCCTACAACACAAAGCACAACAATAAATCCAACTACTAAACTAGAGGTGACAACTGAAAGGACCACCATAGAACAAGGGACAGCAACTGAATTTACAACAATTCTCCAAACAACAACTCAACCAACCACAACAAAAAGCACAACTGTGGAATCTACAACTACTCCAACATTGACTACTACAACACTATCTCAGATGTCTACTACAACCAAAACCACATCTTTGGAAGACACTACATTGGAAAGTGTTCTCCTCACAACATTGAAAACATCTCCATTTGCCACAACAATGCTTCTGCCACCAGAAATCAACATAAGTACTTCAAGTCCTGCCCAAACAGGAACACTATCACTGTGGCCCACATATTCATTCCTAACCAGTGGGACAACCATACACTACACCAAAAAAATTAACTCAACATTCTCACCATTACACCAATCTCAGATGAAAGCCTGGCAGCATATTCTTCTTGGAACCAATTTCCAATACTGCAAATCTTTATTTGTCTCCTATATGTGTTTACTATGTATAGAAATCTGCTCAACGACaatactgctaagatttacatATACTTTACACAAAGCTACACGTGAAGTGAAGATGCCAGTCCATCCTGTGAGGCTAGTGTATATCTatacaaaaaaagataaaacataG